One Nostoc sp. UHCC 0302 DNA window includes the following coding sequences:
- a CDS encoding dynamin family protein, translating into MYQKDEGYKNLVDSLKSASTLLNLERKSQLHQDIITICNHLANPSFRIAVFGPFNYGKSTLLNAILGNRTLPIDLIPTTGAAITVKYGTDVRTRIMLRDGTEVYRSGTEVLKQFAILGGNRQMRKDVASIEVFCPHPFLETGVELLDLPGTNDREDQDNLVREQLLSADLVVQLLDARKLMTLGERENLRDWLLDRGIKTVIFVANFINLLEPEEQKQVKNRLLFVAESFRAELPPGFSNLYRVDALPALRARLKGDVAEASSSGLAAFETALQNIVSILQQNRGGVRLPRVQAIASQILQLLKAKIDPILNEIKSFDDKENAKIEIKQKAANLISKGFATNVGELRDWLSLPKLLTKYQAEAAIALAENNFETWQTNTLRKDLIELQLAVVKWLYQAYNFFQEERPEDLLIPFPSEPQVNLPPKPSNIDDLSETGAVAVGSGIGWLLGGPVGAAVVGSISYLLNKNIQKQDDKQAKESYHQQIAQLCIAATEDYLSHFSSKGLAILADYEQRAKKIIRFKVSEEPQEIKNKREYLQQLQNSFNFLLQELGNGSLNMNHQPYREILKRSNTNREYFPQVETVQSSSSQNTFNKQRQETTVNHKTEKKIESPRQQVSSPPPPPKAVPSPSREEVEAKFFAWELDEEIAQMKSEMRFPGSQAGKTQETNQSNKVPNQPKNQAEKDKITRAYSILGLQSSSSLAEVKQAYRSLVKKWHPDLFVNQPQLQKQAQEKMHLFNEAYTLLSDKLN; encoded by the coding sequence ATGTACCAAAAGGATGAAGGTTATAAAAATTTAGTAGATTCTCTTAAATCTGCGTCTACATTACTAAATTTAGAGCGGAAATCGCAACTGCACCAAGATATAATTACCATCTGCAATCATCTAGCTAACCCCAGCTTTCGGATTGCGGTATTTGGCCCCTTTAATTATGGCAAGTCTACTTTACTCAACGCCATATTGGGAAATCGCACGTTACCGATTGATTTAATTCCGACAACAGGTGCAGCAATTACTGTCAAATATGGTACTGATGTACGAACTCGGATCATGTTGCGAGACGGTACAGAAGTTTACCGCAGTGGTACAGAAGTTTTAAAACAATTTGCTATTCTAGGCGGCAACAGACAGATGCGAAAAGATGTAGCGTCTATAGAAGTATTTTGTCCGCATCCCTTCTTAGAAACGGGTGTAGAATTGCTCGATTTACCTGGAACCAATGACAGAGAAGATCAAGATAATTTAGTCCGGGAACAACTTTTAAGTGCAGATTTAGTAGTGCAATTATTAGATGCTCGTAAGTTAATGACACTAGGTGAACGGGAAAACTTGCGAGATTGGCTATTAGATAGAGGCATTAAAACAGTTATATTTGTTGCTAATTTTATTAACTTGCTTGAGCCTGAAGAACAAAAACAAGTCAAAAATCGTTTGTTGTTCGTTGCAGAAAGTTTTCGAGCAGAATTACCCCCAGGTTTTAGTAATTTATATCGCGTTGATGCCTTACCTGCTTTAAGAGCTAGATTAAAAGGGGATGTTGCAGAAGCAAGTAGTAGCGGTTTGGCAGCTTTTGAAACCGCTTTGCAAAATATAGTGAGTATTTTACAACAAAATCGTGGGGGTGTGCGCTTGCCAAGAGTGCAGGCGATCGCATCTCAAATATTACAATTATTAAAAGCTAAAATTGACCCTATTCTTAATGAAATCAAATCATTTGATGATAAAGAAAATGCCAAAATTGAAATTAAACAAAAAGCCGCCAACCTAATTAGTAAAGGTTTTGCTACAAATGTAGGAGAGTTACGTGATTGGCTAAGTTTACCGAAACTGCTTACAAAATATCAGGCTGAGGCTGCGATCGCATTAGCAGAAAATAACTTTGAAACTTGGCAAACAAACACTCTTAGAAAAGACTTGATAGAGCTACAGCTAGCTGTAGTTAAATGGCTCTATCAAGCTTACAATTTTTTCCAAGAAGAACGACCAGAAGACTTATTAATTCCCTTTCCTAGCGAACCGCAAGTAAACCTACCCCCAAAACCAAGTAACATTGATGATTTGAGTGAAACTGGTGCAGTAGCAGTTGGTAGTGGTATTGGTTGGTTGTTGGGTGGGCCTGTAGGAGCGGCTGTAGTTGGTAGTATTTCATATTTATTAAATAAGAATATTCAAAAACAAGATGATAAACAAGCAAAAGAATCTTATCATCAGCAGATCGCTCAACTTTGTATAGCAGCAACTGAAGATTATTTATCTCATTTTAGTAGTAAAGGTTTAGCAATTTTAGCTGATTATGAACAGAGAGCTAAAAAAATAATTCGTTTTAAAGTCAGTGAAGAACCCCAAGAAATAAAGAATAAACGTGAATATTTACAGCAGTTACAAAATAGTTTTAATTTTTTGTTGCAAGAATTGGGAAATGGAAGTCTAAACATGAATCATCAACCTTATAGAGAAATATTAAAACGTAGTAATACTAATAGAGAATATTTTCCCCAAGTGGAGACAGTTCAATCTTCCTCATCGCAAAATACTTTTAACAAACAACGGCAAGAAACTACTGTTAATCATAAGACTGAAAAAAAAATAGAATCTCCACGTCAGCAAGTTTCCTCACCTCCACCACCACCAAAAGCTGTTCCTTCACCAAGCCGAGAAGAGGTAGAGGCGAAGTTTTTTGCTTGGGAACTCGATGAAGAAATAGCACAGATGAAATCAGAAATGCGCTTTCCTGGTTCTCAGGCTGGAAAAACACAAGAAACAAATCAAAGTAACAAAGTACCTAATCAACCTAAAAACCAAGCTGAAAAAGATAAAATTACTCGCGCTTATAGCATTTTAGGATTGCAATCAAGTTCTTCTTTGGCTGAGGTAAAACAAGCTTATCGTAGCTTAGTTAAAAAATGGCATCCAGATTTATTTGTCAATCAGCCACAACTGCAAAAACAAGCTCAAGAGAAAATGCACTTATTTAATGAAGCTTATACACTTTTATCTGATAAATTGAATTAA
- a CDS encoding dynamin family protein, giving the protein MSDQAATDRFIKDLERVAQVRLEISGCLEKLAQTINKAELAGEISSGKLSLERNIEDITVASKNLKQGVFRLLVLGDMKRGKSTFLNALIGENLLPSDVNPCTAVLTVLRYGLEKKVTIHFNDGKRPQQLDFQSFKYKYTIDPTEAKKLEQEKKQAFPNVNYAVVEYPLTLLENGIEIVDSPGLNDTEARNELSLGYVNNCHAILFVMRASQPCTLGERRYLENYIKDRGLTVFFLVNAWDQVRESLIDPDDVEELKTSEDRLRQVFQANLAEYCYVDGQDIYDERVFELSSIQALRRRLKNPQADLDGTGFPKFMEALNTFLTRERAIAELRQARTLARQTCNHTIEAVARRLPLLDQDVNELKKRIDSVEPEFNKLTNICNQFQKEILNTRDTQARKISESFRSYVLNLGDTFETDFLRYQPELNLFDFLSSGKREAFNAALQKAFEQYITDKLAAWTLTAEKGINTAFKELSRSAAQYGASYIQVTDQITEKLTGQQVKVDADPSTEDYNSPGWAKWAMGLLSLTNGNIAGVAMASAGFDWKNILLNYFTVLGISALIGTIFSPILAPLYIPLLGLGVGFLQADQARKQLVKSAKKELVKHLPQVAQEQSQIVYDAVKECFDSYEKEVSKRIDDDIVSRKSELDNLVKQKGTREINREAELKRLKTLQEDVIAQLQKIEASYSNLLAYYS; this is encoded by the coding sequence ATGAGTGATCAAGCAGCTACTGACAGATTCATTAAAGATTTAGAGCGTGTTGCTCAAGTACGCTTAGAAATTTCTGGATGTTTAGAGAAACTCGCTCAAACAATAAATAAAGCTGAATTAGCTGGTGAAATCTCATCAGGAAAGCTGAGTTTAGAACGCAACATAGAAGATATTACAGTAGCTAGTAAAAACCTTAAGCAAGGTGTGTTTCGCCTATTAGTATTGGGCGATATGAAAAGGGGAAAAAGCACTTTTTTAAATGCCTTAATTGGCGAAAACTTATTACCGAGTGACGTTAACCCTTGTACAGCAGTGTTAACAGTTTTACGTTATGGGTTAGAAAAGAAAGTCACAATTCATTTTAATGATGGAAAAAGACCTCAACAGCTAGATTTTCAAAGCTTTAAATATAAATACACTATAGATCCAACTGAAGCTAAAAAACTAGAACAAGAGAAAAAACAAGCATTTCCTAATGTTAATTATGCAGTAGTTGAGTATCCCTTAACACTGCTAGAAAATGGCATTGAAATCGTCGATAGTCCAGGGTTGAATGATACAGAAGCACGTAACGAATTATCTTTAGGCTATGTAAATAATTGCCATGCAATTCTGTTTGTGATGAGAGCCTCTCAACCTTGTACTTTGGGTGAGCGTCGCTACCTAGAAAATTACATTAAAGATAGAGGATTAACGGTTTTCTTCTTAGTCAACGCCTGGGATCAAGTGCGAGAATCATTAATTGATCCAGATGATGTAGAAGAATTAAAAACATCTGAAGATAGATTGCGGCAAGTATTCCAAGCGAATTTGGCAGAATATTGTTATGTAGATGGTCAAGATATTTATGACGAACGTGTGTTTGAGCTTTCGTCAATTCAAGCACTCAGGCGACGGCTGAAAAATCCCCAAGCTGACTTAGATGGTACTGGCTTTCCTAAGTTTATGGAAGCGCTAAATACTTTTCTAACTAGAGAAAGAGCGATCGCAGAACTTCGTCAAGCCAGAACCTTAGCTAGACAAACTTGCAACCATACCATTGAAGCAGTTGCCAGAAGACTACCACTACTTGACCAAGATGTAAATGAATTGAAAAAACGAATTGATTCTGTAGAACCTGAGTTTAACAAACTCACAAATATCTGCAATCAATTTCAAAAAGAAATTCTCAACACAAGAGATACGCAAGCACGAAAAATTTCTGAATCTTTTCGCAGTTATGTTTTAAACTTAGGTGATACCTTTGAAACTGATTTCTTGCGCTATCAACCAGAATTAAATCTGTTTGATTTCCTGAGTAGTGGCAAACGCGAAGCTTTTAATGCCGCACTTCAAAAAGCCTTTGAACAATATATCACTGATAAACTTGCTGCTTGGACTTTAACGGCTGAAAAAGGTATCAATACAGCTTTTAAAGAACTTTCTCGTAGTGCTGCACAGTATGGCGCGTCTTACATTCAAGTCACAGACCAAATTACCGAAAAACTCACAGGACAACAAGTCAAAGTTGACGCTGACCCTAGTACAGAAGATTATAACTCTCCTGGATGGGCAAAATGGGCAATGGGATTGTTATCTTTGACAAATGGTAATATTGCCGGTGTTGCAATGGCTAGTGCAGGGTTTGATTGGAAAAATATCTTGCTGAATTACTTTACAGTACTTGGTATTAGCGCCCTAATAGGAACAATATTTAGCCCTATCTTAGCTCCTCTTTACATTCCTTTGCTAGGGTTAGGTGTCGGTTTTTTACAAGCAGATCAAGCTCGAAAACAGTTAGTTAAAAGTGCAAAAAAAGAATTAGTTAAACATCTCCCACAAGTTGCACAAGAACAATCGCAGATTGTGTATGATGCAGTCAAAGAGTGTTTTGACTCTTACGAGAAAGAAGTCAGTAAACGGATAGATGATGATATTGTATCTCGTAAATCTGAATTAGATAATTTGGTTAAGCAGAAAGGAACACGGGAAATTAACCGTGAGGCTGAGTTAAAAAGGTTAAAAACTTTACAAGAAGATGTGATAGCCCAGTTGCAAAAAATTGAAGCGTCCTATAGTAATTTATTAGCTTACTATAGTTGA
- a CDS encoding transposase yields MNHYDSQPENNKPKYKGKYRIDATRLPAWSYASNAGYFVTICTDSKKCFFGEVVQGEMQLSPIGEIVQKLWDEIPNHFSNCQIDSFCVMPNHIHGILVINQIREEGVMNPRTQEEDAMNRVSTKGDGQRGGITGLFNPMLSKNSLSKIVRWYKGRCTFEINQIYEGFGWQERFHDNIIRDEFALEKIREYIINNPINWERDAYGGA; encoded by the coding sequence ATGAATCATTACGATTCTCAACCAGAAAACAACAAACCTAAATACAAAGGTAAATATCGCATTGATGCAACCCGTTTACCAGCATGGAGTTATGCTAGCAATGCCGGATATTTCGTTACTATTTGCACCGACAGTAAAAAATGCTTTTTTGGTGAGGTTGTACAGGGTGAAATGCAGTTATCACCAATTGGAGAAATTGTTCAGAAATTGTGGGACGAGATTCCTAATCATTTTTCTAATTGCCAGATAGATTCATTTTGCGTCATGCCTAATCATATTCATGGGATTTTGGTTATTAATCAAATACGAGAAGAGGGCGTGATGAATCCACGAACACAGGAAGAAGACGCGATGAATCGCGTCTCTACAAAGGGGGATGGCCAACGGGGTGGGATTACTGGGTTATTTAATCCGATGTTGTCTAAAAATTCCCTTTCTAAAATTGTTAGATGGTACAAAGGACGATGTACATTTGAAATTAATCAAATCTATGAAGGTTTTGGATGGCAAGAAAGGTTTCATGACAACATAATTCGTGATGAATTCGCCCTTGAGAAAATTAGAGAATATATTATCAATAACCCAATCAATTGGGAACGCGATGCCTACGGCGGGGCATAG